In Miscanthus floridulus cultivar M001 chromosome 8, ASM1932011v1, whole genome shotgun sequence, the sequence agcaagtagagtcaagatcgatgaaccaatatgatcatgtgatgatatgaagtggatcatatcattgttgatcgtgttggtgcatgtgttgcatcaacattgaaggagatggaatggaatgcgcaaggcaaaggtataacctagggcatttcatttcaccggtcataggtgtgtagagaagtttatgaccgggtttaggatagatggccatactatcaagaggggcaaacttgtttgcatatcggtcatctagtgccactcgagtgatctaactttgcattgtcgctaggatcgagtggcgtggcaagttgagtggctaacatcctttgggaaatgattgtgaaaatgctaacacacatacacatggtgatgtacacttggtggtgttggcacatttataaaggaggtggtgtttgcagggttgagatgggtttgggtccctctctccctctcgccgagcttgcgaggcgggattcagcgctttcgggaaaatggaatgcctattttctattgtgccggatgcaaattcttggtggttagctcattggagcaagggtgaagaagtttgaacTGAGAACGAGTTGGTTGCAAaaatgctggcatcggtcaactgaccggacgctggatctgaatgcaccgaacgttggcaggctacgtccggtcaggctgacgtacggtgatgtagaagctggagagtgaccggacgctggtgctgcgtccgatcgcgttcgaccggacgtgtccggtcatgctcgggagcttactggaaacgaccggacgctgagggtccagcgtccggtcagttgaagctgctgcgtccggtcaggtcaagtgaccgttggaatcgggacacgtggtcgtctgtgggcgaccggacgctgaggtccagcgtccggtcaacacgaccggagcgtccggtcggcccgaccgttgcccagtgaaggggtaacggctagtttagcccttggggctataaatagaagtggccctcagccatggctagtagtgagcaccttgggggactttgtgtccatgcttgagagtgcttgggagcccttcatcacacatatacttgatagtgatcattcgattgtgtgagtgagcgattctagtgcgattgcatcgtgaggttgcatcgagtggcactaggtgatcgagttgcaagccggtggtgcttgttactcttggaggttgccacctcctagacggcttggtggtggtctccgttgaagcgcgcaagaagcttgtacggcgctccggagaagtgcttgtgaggggcattgtgctcgccccgcgggagccgcgaagagcaactctagtaaagcgtgtcattgagctaccctcactcaaggggtaggttcttgcggcgcccgacgtgcgggcttagcgggtgatgctaattagccgccgaaccaccaagtgagcggtcgacacaacggggactagcgtgttggcaaacacgtgaacctcgggagaaaattcatcgtgtcaaccttattcttcccgttggtttgcatccccattacacgagcttgcaattacttttatacatattaagcttgtgtagttgctctagtaattagatagcttgtgtagcttgctaattaccttcttgcttgtgtagcatagaagtagctcccttgcgtggctaatttggttttagtaaccttgttagtcacattgcttagtttgtgtaactaagtatttgcgctctctaattaggcattggttgccttgttattgagcattgctagtgagcttagttagctttgtgcttttgcttactagcatgtgtaggagctcccttgtcgcttaaagtactagtggcataggtttgtgtaaccttgctcctagaattgtttaggagagctctagctagcccggcacctttgttgcataattgttatctttgcaaggtgctagtgaacatatatagtggggtatagtcttggctagaccgatagttttaattccgcatttgtatcggttagccgacgcgattaagttttagaaaagactattcacccccctctagtccgccatctcgacccttcattaGTGCAGATTTTCCTACCATTCACAGTCCCATAGATCTTATCAAAATCAGCCCACACAgcagatttacgcttaccaacaCTAGGTCTAGAAGAGGTACCAATACCAATAACAGATGGATTTGAGCCGTCGGAGCAGACCGGGGTCCCAGTCGCCATCGCCccttcaccaccaccgccatccgGACCGAACAAGGCAGCAACGTCCTCTTGGGTGTCGTCGTCATCCTTAGGTGCCAGGCCTGTCGTGATGAGATCGTCGTTGCCGATGAGCGGCCAGACGATCTCATcatcagcactagccatggcgcCCTCGATCGTGGAGGGCTCTCCAGCAtcgttcctcaacggtgcgcgTGGCCGTCTTGGTCGCTCTATGCCACAGCTAGAGGATGACGCATCGGCTACCAACCTGCGTAAAGACATGGAGGAGGAGGAAAACAATATATCAGAATGGATcaatggaagaagaggagggttagggttagggttagccgGTTAGGGTTagccagttagggttagggttagggatgtacctacgcaaccggagcccggtgtcggagaagacgagggccacccagagaAGACGACACACCGGTTAGAAGGACAgcgagcggcggaggagggacAGACGGGGACACGAACTCACATATTCACCtagatctagaggggagataaggatagggagaagggagaggcggagagggagCAGGGAGGGGAGGAGTAGGGAGCTGCTCGCCGGTGGCAGGCGAATCGTCGAGGTCACCTCACCGGAGTCGGGGAGGACGGAGCCGAGACGGCGAGGGCGAGAGCCGAGAGCGAGAGCGGGGCAAGGCGAGACGAGAGCGAGTCAGCGAGGCgatgaaatgagctagggtttaggGTGTGAGAGCCGCCGCGTCCGCGGCGTCCGCTTATATATGAGGAGAGGGGAGGGGGGACGGTGGGCCGGCCGCGCTGGGCCTCGGTGGGGGGGGGGAGGGAGGATGAGTGAGGAAGGGGAGGGGGGAGCCCGGGCCGACCGACTCAGGCCGGGccatgccgtgccagcccacgggcctaagcagcggcccaggcacgacctgctccctcgggccgggccagcctGGGCCCGCACGTCATCGGGCCTGGCcatgctcgtgtcgggctaaaaaagtGGGCTTTGTGCCGTGCCGTTGTGCCTCGGGCTACATGGACATTTATAGGGAGACGGAGGGTAGGTGCTGGGAGGCTAGGAGGCAAAAGACAGGAAATTCCTTTGGTTCTTTCTTGATTAAACCTGATTACATTACTCTCTCTTTATATATAATATACTCCTGGGAGTAGTTACTTCcataatcaataaatcacgttgcgtatgtgtgcatactcatttatcagtttgagtatgttgacatactaatattaagatactccagatctttactatgtaaaaaaattcaaaaaagcacatattttttaatatattatataatactatgatagtcgcatataaaataagtataaccatatactctaagtatacataCATATTTATCATACATAGTACCCTAGATGGCCTAGTATGATGATATACTCCATCTACATACACTTCGTCGGACCATATACGCCCTAAATCTAAAGATATacacatgggagtaactactccctggAAGTAGAAAATAATTTCCATATATAGTCCTAATTTCTTGACTCCTAAGGCAATTAGGAATAGAGTCGTTATAGGATTTGAACTCTTTCCTTTATAACCCAAACTAATATATATTCATTAACTAGTGGAAGTTTGTCATATCTAAACTGACCTCTTATAACTCTAGGAATCCTTTAAGATAGATACTGACCGGTTTGGAAGGACCGTTGGAAAAGGAAAGCGGTCGCCCCTTGGGGCGCCCCACTTGTTGTACTTGGCTAGGGCGGCGGTCGTCTTGGCCCTTCTTATCCTGTTCGTTtagcttataagtcgtattttttcagccaacgaacaatatttttctctcacaacaaatcagccaacagtattttcagccatgacttatcagtcaagcAAACTTGGCTTCTATCGGTTGTCCCCAGATCGGGTAAGCCGACTTGGGCCACAGTCCGTCAGTCCCTTAGCTCGAGTCCTTGACTTGACATTCATACTATTGTGTTTTTCTTGTTTGTGCACTAGAGTTGGGTGCTCTAGATAAAGTGTCATGTGGTTTGGAGTAGCCTTTCTTTGCAGTTGTAGTTGTACAAGCAACACTAGTAGTGTGAAAAGGACAATTAGAGATGTACTTTCGCACAGACATGTATTTGTTGTTAAGAGGTTTTGCCACCCTTCctaaaaaaaaggttttcaaatGTTTGTGCTTCACTTTGTGGGAAATAATGCTCATAAAGAAATGTATACCTAATATTTAGGAGCAATGCATAGTTTTGCTATTCTTAGTGACAACAACAGCAAGTTTCAGTTTGCCTTCATCTTCAACAAACTCCCTAAAAAGGATGGACTCTTATTAGGTTTTCATACTTGGTAGTTATCTTCCTAGATGTGACTAGCTCTCTCATCAACCTCTGAAGATTCAGATAATGAATATTCTCCCTTTATCATCATGCTTTTCCATGTATCATCTTCGTCAAACAGAAATCCAGATATCATCATGCTTTTCCATGTACCTCATCACTCAGATAATGGGTATTCTCCCTTTGGTACTGAAGTAACGCCATCTGCTGATCAGAAAGACGGGCATCATGATATCTGGAGAGAAAAAAATACATCAGCTGGCCGATCTCTGTGGCAGTATGTTAAGAGAACTGTTCAACAATACATGCTTATGACTGATACTTTGGAGCCATGTCTGTTAGACATGAGTTGAAGACCATTTTCAAATAATTCTAATGGAGATATGGCTATGCTGGTTCAATACTAGCATTTTTCCACTGTCAGAAAATAAGCCGCAAAGTGCACAAATAAAGCATTCCTTGGGTGTGCAGAGGCAAGAGTACGTTTGGCATTTATCAAATGTTCAAATATACTTAGAAACTTGTCGGATAACGTGAAAAAtacttaggcctcgtttagatccttgaaattgaattcactttaataatcataatttagacacatattaattaagccAATATGGTTGTACATAGATTATATTTGTTGGCTATACGAGAGAAatacttatgtgttgcatttctaACGTAGGGGAGTGAGTTGAAGAGAGTGTcttataagttgcaaagtagaaacataCAACCCgatcggctggggctggctggccagccccctcacatggaTACTATTAACatgaaccagccagcagtacttctctctcacataaacgaaccagtaacgatacgaaccagccagccgaacaggctgatagaatGACGATCTataaaatcaattttcatctcctACCCTATGATTTTGAGATAGGCTATAAATGTGAACTTTGAAAAGTGGTGGAATATCAAATTCCAAGTTAAATAGcttaatttattaagtagatttcaattcctccaaataAAATGATCCAAACAGCCCGTGAGTATATTTGCTGTGCCTAGTGCAATTATACCTTCGATCTTCCAAAGTAGTACTAGATGGCTGGAGTGCAGAATATAATGACCGCAAAATATCAGGCTGCCCATCCAAAGAGTTGTATTCGTGGGTGTGTGCTCTGCAAAAGGGAACAAAGCAGACACATGCCACAGATCTTACAAAATTTTCTGGGATTCCGATGTATAACAGTGCGAACAACAGAAAAAATTAAGCGCCCATGTATTCTTGAATATAAAGATAAATACTCAAGCCCATAAAACATCCAGCACACGTGACTTCAACTACAATGACAATCCTGGATTATGGCAAAAGGAgattttcagcctgttcgtttcggcttatacgatcgtggattataagctgcaacagtatttttctctcacaccaaaccagccagcaatacttctggcttataatccacgatcgtttcagacGAAACGAACATGCTATTTAACTGCAATGTTCTGGAGAATACACAGAATCTCATGTGACGCGCGCATGCTAATTTAAGCATACTATCATTAGAGGGTTTTGTTGTTGTCGAGCTTATGCAACAATCCAACCTAATGACTTAAAAGTAGAGCAGGGAAAAATTATAGGAGACAAGCAAAATGGGACCCTTTATCTGCCTAGAAGAAGATCCCAAGCCATAAGCACTTCGCCTCCAGTTTCCTTGTACTTCAAGGTTTATGCTACATACATATCACAGGGCTAAATATGGGCATATGGCTTATGTGAACAGTCACAAGCATATAAGCTTACACAGAGCATCTTTGAAATCAACTGAAACTTCACAATAGAAACGAAGTAGTAGAACTGAGTTAGGCTTGTTTGCTCTTGCTAGGTGCAAAGCAAGCACACTGTGGATCTCCCGAAAACAACATTTGGGTTGAGAGCCAATTTCGTACAACGGGAGCCCGAGCTCCAAAAAATTATGGGATGAGAATCAGGTTCTGAAAAGGGTATCTGAAAGGAACACTGGGATGAGTCGATATCTTCATCAAGTATATATATACCTGAAATATTTAATAGATCTGTTAATCTGATTTATTGCTTGTTCTGTTTGGATGATTGATTAGACTGCATTTGTTCTCCACGATGGCCCTCCGTATGCTAATGGTGATCTTCACATGAGCCATGCGCTCAATAAAATCCTCAAAGATTTTGTAAATCACAAGGTATTAACTGCTGTTCATATGAGTATATGACTGTTTCTGTAGGTTAGTGTTTCAGAATCATAGCTTTGCTTATGCTTTCTTCTGCATGCAGCATTGCAGCTGCTTCATCAGAATCATAAAGTGTCCTTTGTTCCTGGTTGGGACTGCCACGGCCTTCCAATAGAACTAAACGGCAAGTTCATTTGtttctaaaataaaataaaaattcagATCAGTTAAATTATTCGTTCTGGTATTTAAAGCCCTGTTTTAATGGATAAGAATAAATCCTGGAATAGATAGATAACTCTCCTCGGTGCCGCTTTCATGGAGGGGGAAACGCCGGAGCCTGCGGCGCCGGCAACCTTCCTCCGGGGTGAGGAGGGGGCGTCACCTGAGTCGGCGCGCGCTAGTTTCGAGCGCATGATCCGGCGCGTGCAGGCGAATGTCTGCGCGGAGCTCGAGGCGGTCGAGGGCGGCACAAGCAAcaacggcggcggaggcggcgcgctGTTTCGGGAGGACGCTTGGACACGtcctggcggcggcggtggtattAGCCGTGTCCTCCAGGGCGGCCGTGTGTTCGAGAAAGCCGCGGTGAACGTCTCTGTGGTCTATGGAGTGATGCCTCCAGAGGCATACCGCGCGGCGAGACCCGAAGTCGCGGCGGCTGGAGGGGAGAAGGCCGGGCCAGTGCCCTTCTTTGCGGCTGGTATCAGCTCGGTAAGTAAGATTCCTCCTCGCAGCATTATTTCAAATGGATAGCCTGCTCAAAGCTTGCATTTTCCAGCAATTTGCTGTGTTCACCCATGTTATCTTTAAAATGTTCAGAAATTCAGTACAAGCACCATCCAAGTTAAGAAAATTTCTTGCTTTGGAAAAATTTGGAGAAAACAAatgtgtgatttctcttttaaaATTCTCAAATTCAGTACTGGTTCTTGTTTTGCTTGTCAGGTCATCCATCCAGTAAACCCATTTGCTCCAACAGTGCATTTCAACTACCGGTATTTCGAAACAGAGGCACCTAAAGGTACTACATGTGATGACAATTGAAATGAATTAAACTGCTACAATTCCATTCTGGATGATGCACCATTCTTTGCAGATGCTCCTGGTGCACCTAGGCAGTGGTGGTTTGGAGGTGGTACTGACCTGACGCCTTCGTATATCATTGAAGAGGATGTCAAGCACTTCCATTCTGTATGTCAATACCTTCTTCTCCACTTGTTCAGAACATAAATATCGATCCAGTTATGTTTATGCTTTAATCTGGCCAAAATCTGCTTGTGCAAGGCTGTTGTGTTAATGTTTGTTCAGTTGCTGTATGTTTGGTGCATAACTCATTTGTGCTTTATTGGACCCTTTCAGGTTCAGAAACAAGTGTGTGATAACTATGACCCTAGCTTTTACCCTAGATTCAAAAAGTGGTGTGATGACTATTTTTACATCAAGGTTAGTTTGTCCAGCTGTTTGTTTGATGCTACTGATtcttgtgatttttttttcattttttttttgtagttCTCTCTAACACATGGCAGACCTCATGGTTGACTTAATTCAGTCATCTGAAAA encodes:
- the LOC136471849 gene encoding oxygen-dependent coproporphyrinogen-III oxidase, chloroplastic-like, yielding MEGETPEPAAPATFLRGEEGASPESARASFERMIRRVQANVCAELEAVEGGTSNNGGGGGALFREDAWTRPGGGGGISRVLQGGRVFEKAAVNVSVVYGVMPPEAYRAARPEVAAAGGEKAGPVPFFAAGISSVIHPVNPFAPTVHFNYRYFETEAPKDAPGAPRQWWFGGGTDLTPSYIIEEDVKHFHSVQKQVCDNYDPSFYPRFKKWCDDYFYIKHRGERRGVGGIFFDDLNDYDQETLLHFATDCADSVLPAYIPIVERRKDTLFTEEHKAWQQLRRGRYVEFNLVYDRGTTFGLKTGGRIESILVSLPLTARWEYDHKPEVGSEEWKLLDTCINPREWL